A section of the bacterium genome encodes:
- a CDS encoding TrkA C-terminal domain-containing protein, whose translation MPKTVHVILAFHAHEPLWDLPAHLQSAVPDMRIAQAVPPENYLRRRAKEGRNIYRDLIAFASGMGVRVTVDISNDLFFQIRTILPRTFEELRRAYRDHTIYPLYTTAHHTHAVLLEPGELVEELRLNQEALHDLVGAPKPRHRVFFFTECSVHPRFAPALEDAGIDAIVHPHLSNRKGVYTTSDPSHDYVHRPFLIGRRIIALPRHFRVSQEIWRPVTRMYPQEVRSQGYMMGSYYVFDTEYREHRYLDFPIDRARGVEEYATTLREALAAAPDGGLILYIQDLELMDFGDVALDVLQAAWKQVLGSSDATVNFSTPDEYLETLPGPPEARVEHQGMGWAPETRVLLRSDGQYPPLYAGEAGGVDVVPAIFRPHPFIYWEPGKYVVGLFGWLLRAFGLLSPVGIHASVLCDEGYLLYRFPIEKRIAVGFRLLKQADNWGWQPSEALNKRPYLYGLMLADALMVMLQFYPERYPATEDRVDPRILVGLGRLPEGLLDTRIAYLRFALERLREERHDYDPSEAFRQLDYATDFRDKAGRGAEQLLDAYRALDEDFRNAARWRRVLLEAREHCRNVFLCLDHVQRTWMAAGDVDFLIDAMYRYLYDLYPPRFPEILDQVDRGTAAERVYLGTRLVHFAIPSESPVAGRPLSALTVSPDSLVIALRRGTRMLVPRGDTVLHGGDHITVATTRGDSVRLDDIIALR comes from the coding sequence ATGCCCAAGACCGTTCACGTCATCCTGGCTTTCCATGCCCACGAACCGCTTTGGGACCTGCCCGCGCACCTGCAAAGCGCCGTCCCGGACATGCGCATCGCGCAGGCGGTGCCCCCGGAGAACTACCTGCGGCGGCGGGCCAAAGAAGGCCGCAACATCTACCGCGATCTCATCGCGTTCGCCAGCGGGATGGGCGTCCGGGTGACGGTCGACATCTCGAACGATCTGTTCTTTCAGATCCGCACGATTCTCCCGCGCACGTTCGAAGAGCTGCGGCGCGCGTACCGCGATCATACGATCTATCCGCTGTACACAACCGCGCATCACACGCACGCGGTGCTGCTCGAGCCGGGAGAGCTGGTCGAGGAGCTGCGCCTGAACCAGGAGGCCCTCCACGATCTCGTCGGCGCGCCCAAGCCGCGGCACCGCGTGTTCTTCTTCACCGAATGCTCGGTGCACCCGCGGTTTGCGCCGGCCCTCGAGGACGCCGGCATCGACGCGATCGTCCACCCGCACCTGAGCAACCGCAAGGGCGTCTACACGACCTCCGATCCGTCGCACGACTACGTGCACCGCCCGTTTCTCATCGGGCGGCGGATCATCGCGCTGCCGCGGCACTTCCGCGTCTCGCAGGAGATCTGGCGCCCGGTCACCCGCATGTACCCGCAGGAGGTGCGCTCGCAGGGCTACATGATGGGCTCCTATTACGTGTTCGACACGGAGTACCGCGAGCACCGCTACCTCGATTTTCCGATCGATCGCGCCCGCGGCGTCGAGGAGTACGCGACCACCCTCCGCGAGGCGCTGGCGGCCGCGCCGGACGGAGGCTTGATCCTGTACATTCAGGATCTCGAATTGATGGACTTCGGCGATGTCGCGCTCGACGTGCTGCAGGCGGCGTGGAAGCAGGTGCTCGGGTCGTCCGACGCGACCGTCAATTTCTCCACGCCCGACGAGTATCTCGAGACGCTGCCCGGCCCCCCCGAAGCGCGCGTCGAGCACCAGGGCATGGGGTGGGCGCCGGAGACCCGCGTGCTGCTCCGCTCGGACGGCCAGTACCCGCCGCTGTACGCGGGCGAGGCCGGGGGGGTCGACGTGGTGCCGGCGATCTTCCGGCCGCATCCGTTCATCTACTGGGAGCCCGGCAAGTACGTCGTGGGGCTGTTTGGATGGCTGCTGCGCGCGTTCGGGCTGCTGTCGCCCGTGGGCATCCACGCGTCGGTGCTCTGTGACGAGGGCTATCTGCTCTACCGCTTCCCGATCGAGAAGCGGATCGCGGTCGGCTTCCGCCTGCTCAAGCAGGCCGACAACTGGGGCTGGCAGCCGAGCGAGGCGCTCAACAAGCGGCCCTACCTGTACGGGCTCATGCTGGCCGACGCGCTCATGGTCATGCTGCAGTTCTATCCGGAGCGCTATCCGGCGACCGAAGACCGGGTCGACCCGCGGATTCTCGTCGGGCTCGGCCGGTTGCCGGAAGGCCTGCTCGACACGCGGATCGCGTATCTCCGCTTCGCGCTCGAACGGCTCCGTGAGGAGCGCCACGACTACGATCCGAGCGAGGCGTTCCGGCAGCTCGACTACGCGACGGACTTCCGCGACAAGGCGGGGCGCGGCGCGGAGCAGCTGCTCGACGCGTACCGCGCGCTCGACGAGGATTTCCGCAACGCGGCCCGCTGGCGGCGCGTGCTGCTCGAGGCGCGCGAGCACTGCCGCAACGTCTTTCTCTGTCTCGACCACGTCCAGCGGACGTGGATGGCGGCCGGCGACGTCGACTTCCTCATCGACGCGATGTACCGGTACCTGTACGACCTGTACCCGCCGCGTTTTCCGGAAATCCTGGACCAGGTGGACCGCGGGACCGCGGCCGAACGCGTCTATCTCGGCACCCGGCTGGTGCACTTCGCGATCCCCTCCGAGTCGCCCGTGGCCGGCCGTCCGCTGAGCGCGCTAACGGTCTCGCCCGACAGTCTCGTCATCGCGCTGCGCCGGGGCACGCGGATGCTGGTCCCCCGGGGCGACACCGTGCTGCACGGCGGCGACCACATCACCGTCGCCACGACCCGGGGAGACAGCGTGCGGCTGGACGACATCATCGCGCTCCGGTGA
- a CDS encoding alpha-1,4-glucan--maltose-1-phosphate maltosyltransferase, whose protein sequence is MKDRPGRVAIEGVTPEIDGGRFPAKRTAGDTVVVECDAFADGHELLAGVLRYRWEGDAVSRGGWSETPLLPLDNDRWRGIFVAARAGRYRFTVEAWVDPFSTWAHDLTRRVEAGQDVRVDLRIGAEMVRAAAGRAPSRRRGPQTPSDRARLTGWAGRLETGDEEAVRMALSAELADTMRRHPARDGASRYAPELTLVVDRERARFGAWYEMFPRSTSPEPGRHGTFADCERRLPYVAGMGFDVLYLPPIHPIGRAHRKGRNNSETAGPEDPGSPWAIGAAEGGHTAIHSDLGTIDDFRRLLARAREHGLEIALDLAYQCAPDHPYVREHPEWFRRRPDGTVQYAENPPKKYQDIYPFDFDSDDWRGLWKELLGVVRFWMREGVRIFRVDNPHTKPFAFWQWLIAEIHRTDPDVIFLAEAFTRPKVMYRLAKVGFTQSYTYFTWRTTKADLTAYFTELTRPPVRDFFRPNLWPNTPDILHKYLQDGGRPAFAVRLVLAATLGANFGIYGPAFELFEHRSAAPGNPPPASEEYLNAEKYEIKRWDLDRPDSLRGLIARVNAIRRAHPALQRDDTLVFHSVDNDQLLCYSKTAPAGGAGQAGGAAVLVVVNLDPAFAQSGWTTLSLPALGLGPDDPYAVTDLLTDARYTWRGRRNYVVLRPAEQPAHIFRLDRAP, encoded by the coding sequence ATGAAGGACCGACCCGGACGGGTCGCGATTGAGGGCGTGACGCCTGAGATCGACGGCGGGCGGTTCCCCGCGAAGCGGACCGCCGGGGACACCGTTGTCGTCGAGTGCGACGCGTTCGCCGACGGCCACGAGCTGCTGGCCGGTGTGCTGCGGTACCGGTGGGAGGGCGATGCCGTCTCGCGCGGGGGCTGGAGCGAGACGCCGCTCCTCCCGTTGGACAACGACCGCTGGCGGGGCATCTTTGTCGCGGCACGGGCCGGCCGGTACCGCTTCACGGTGGAGGCGTGGGTCGATCCGTTTTCGACGTGGGCGCACGATCTCACCAGACGGGTCGAGGCGGGGCAGGACGTGCGGGTGGATCTGCGGATCGGCGCCGAGATGGTCCGGGCCGCGGCCGGGCGCGCGCCGAGCCGGCGGCGCGGGCCACAGACGCCCTCGGACCGTGCGCGGCTGACCGGGTGGGCCGGGCGTCTCGAGACGGGTGATGAGGAGGCGGTCCGGATGGCGCTCTCGGCGGAGCTGGCCGACACGATGCGCCGGCACCCCGCGCGGGACGGCGCGTCGCGCTACGCCCCCGAGCTCACCCTCGTCGTGGACCGTGAGCGCGCGCGCTTCGGCGCGTGGTACGAGATGTTTCCGCGGTCGACCTCGCCGGAGCCGGGCCGCCACGGCACCTTTGCCGACTGCGAACGGCGCCTGCCGTACGTCGCCGGCATGGGGTTCGACGTGCTGTACCTGCCGCCGATCCATCCGATCGGCCGCGCGCACCGCAAGGGCCGCAACAACTCCGAGACGGCCGGTCCGGAGGACCCGGGGAGCCCCTGGGCGATCGGCGCCGCCGAAGGCGGCCACACCGCGATCCATTCCGACCTCGGGACGATCGACGATTTTCGCCGCCTCCTCGCGCGCGCCCGCGAGCACGGACTGGAGATCGCCCTCGATCTCGCGTACCAGTGCGCGCCGGACCATCCGTACGTCCGCGAGCACCCGGAGTGGTTTCGCCGGCGGCCCGACGGCACCGTCCAGTACGCCGAAAACCCGCCGAAGAAGTATCAGGACATCTACCCGTTCGACTTCGACTCGGACGACTGGCGGGGGTTGTGGAAAGAGCTCCTCGGCGTCGTGCGGTTCTGGATGCGCGAGGGCGTGCGCATTTTCCGCGTGGACAATCCCCACACGAAGCCGTTCGCGTTCTGGCAGTGGTTGATCGCGGAGATCCACCGCACCGACCCCGACGTCATCTTCCTCGCGGAGGCGTTCACGCGCCCGAAGGTGATGTACCGGCTTGCGAAGGTGGGCTTCACGCAGTCGTACACCTACTTCACCTGGCGCACCACCAAGGCCGATCTGACGGCATACTTCACGGAATTGACCCGCCCCCCCGTGCGCGACTTCTTCCGGCCCAACCTCTGGCCCAACACGCCGGACATCCTCCACAAGTACCTCCAGGACGGGGGCCGGCCCGCGTTCGCGGTGCGCCTCGTGCTCGCGGCCACGCTCGGGGCGAACTTCGGCATCTACGGGCCGGCCTTCGAGCTCTTTGAGCACCGGTCGGCCGCCCCGGGAAACCCGCCCCCGGCCAGCGAGGAGTACCTCAACGCCGAGAAATACGAGATCAAGCGCTGGGACCTCGACCGGCCGGACAGCCTGCGCGGCCTGATCGCCCGCGTCAACGCGATCCGGCGGGCCCACCCGGCGCTGCAGCGCGACGACACGCTCGTGTTTCATTCGGTGGACAACGACCAATTGCTCTGCTACAGCAAGACGGCGCCGGCTGGCGGCGCGGGGCAGGCAGGCGGCGCGGCGGTGCTCGTCGTCGTGAACCTCGATCCGGCGTTCGCACAGTCGGGTTGGACCACGCTGTCGCTGCCCGCCCTCGGCCTGGGTCCGGACGACCCGTATGCCGTGACGGACCTGCTGACGGACGCGCGCTACACCTGGCGCGGCCGGCGGAACTACGTCGTGCTGCGTCCGGCCGAGCAGCCGGCGCACATCTTTCGCCTGGACCGGGCGCCGTGA